A single window of Rana temporaria chromosome 1, aRanTem1.1, whole genome shotgun sequence DNA harbors:
- the DAZAP1 gene encoding DAZ-associated protein 1 isoform X4 encodes MNSQGGDEIGKLFVGGLDWSTTQETLRTYFSQYGEVVDCVIMKDKTTNQSRGFGFVKFKDPNCVGTVLASKPHTLDGRNIDPKPCTPRGMQPERSRSREGWQPKSPRSESNKSTKVFVGGIPHNCGEAELRDYFKRFGVVTEVVMIYDAEKQRPRGFGFITFEDDQSVDQAVNMHFHDIMGKKVEVKRAEPRDSKSQTPGPAGSNQWGNRVMPSTANGWTGQPPTWPQSYSPQGMWMPAGQTIVFSTGGYGPPAGRGAPPPPQAFTPFLVSSPPGSFPAAQGFPTGYATPPPFGYGYAPAPPPDQYVTTGVPPPPGTPGAPQLAFPQPPGQSAQDLGKPGGQQDFSFSQFGNACFVKLSEWI; translated from the exons aaaACTTTTTGTTGGTGGCCTTGATTGGAGTACAACGCAGG AAACCCTGCGCACATATTTCTCCCAATATGGAGAAGTCGTTGACTGTGTGATAATGAAAGACAAAACAACAAATCAGTCAAGAGGTTTTGGATTTGTCAAATTTAAAGATCCCAACTGTGTTGGAACAGTTTTAGCCAGCAAACCTCACACATTGGATGGCAGAAAC ATTGACCCAAAGCCATGCACTCCTCGTGGAATGCAGCCAGAAAGATCAAGATCACGGGAAGGATGG CAACCAAAAAGCCCAAGAAGTGAAAGCAATAAGTCTACCAAGGTTTTTGTTGGTGGAATCCCTCACAATTGTGGTGAAGCTGAGCTGAGGGACTACTTCAAGAGATTTGGCGTG GTaactgaggttgtgatgatttatGATGCTGAAAAACAGAGGCCCAGAG GTTTTGGATTTATAACTTTCGAGGACGACCAATCAGTGGACCAggctgtcaacatgcattttcacgACATCATGGGCAAAAAA GTTGAAGTGAAACGTGCAGAGCCTCGTGACAGTAAAAGCCAAACTCCTGGACCTGCAGGATCCAATCAGTGGGGTAATAGGGTCATGCCCAGCACAGCCAATGGATGGACAGGTCAACCTCCCACATGGCCACAGAGTTACAGTCCACAAG GCATGTGGATGCCAGCAGGACAAACTATTG TCTTCTCCACAGGCGGGTACGGGCCTCCTGCTGGCCggggtgctcctcctccacctcaaGCCTTTACCCCCTTCCTAGTATCGTCACCTCCAGGAAGTTTCCCTGCAGCTCAAGGTTTCCCAACAGGTTATGCAACGCCACCTCCTTTTG GTTATGGCTATGCACCTGCACCTCCTCCTGATCAGTATGTCACTACAGGCGTTCCACCTCCACCTGGTACTCCTGGAGCACCTCAACTGGCATTCCCTCAACCTCCAGGGCAGTCGGCTCAGGATCTTGGTAAACCTGGTGGTCAACAAGACTTTTCTTTTAGCCAATTTG GAAATGCCTGCTTTGTGAAATTATCCGAGTGGATTTGA
- the DAZAP1 gene encoding DAZ-associated protein 1 isoform X5 — MNSQGGDEIGKLFVGGLDWSTTQETLRTYFSQYGEVVDCVIMKDKTTNQSRGFGFVKFKDPNCVGTVLASKPHTLDGRNIDPKPCTPRGMQPERSRSREGWQPKSPRSESNKSTKVFVGGIPHNCGEAELRDYFKRFGVVTEVVMIYDAEKQRPRGFGFITFEDDQSVDQAVNMHFHDIMGKKVEVKRAEPRDSKSQTPGPAGSNQWGNRVMPSTANGWTGQPPTWPQSYSPQGMWMPAGQTIGGYGPPAGRGAPPPPQAFTPFLVSSPPGSFPAAQGFPTGYATPPPFGYGYAPAPPPDQYVTTGVPPPPGTPGAPQLAFPQPPGQSAQDLGKPGGQQDFSFSQFGNACFVKLSEWI; from the exons aaaACTTTTTGTTGGTGGCCTTGATTGGAGTACAACGCAGG AAACCCTGCGCACATATTTCTCCCAATATGGAGAAGTCGTTGACTGTGTGATAATGAAAGACAAAACAACAAATCAGTCAAGAGGTTTTGGATTTGTCAAATTTAAAGATCCCAACTGTGTTGGAACAGTTTTAGCCAGCAAACCTCACACATTGGATGGCAGAAAC ATTGACCCAAAGCCATGCACTCCTCGTGGAATGCAGCCAGAAAGATCAAGATCACGGGAAGGATGG CAACCAAAAAGCCCAAGAAGTGAAAGCAATAAGTCTACCAAGGTTTTTGTTGGTGGAATCCCTCACAATTGTGGTGAAGCTGAGCTGAGGGACTACTTCAAGAGATTTGGCGTG GTaactgaggttgtgatgatttatGATGCTGAAAAACAGAGGCCCAGAG GTTTTGGATTTATAACTTTCGAGGACGACCAATCAGTGGACCAggctgtcaacatgcattttcacgACATCATGGGCAAAAAA GTTGAAGTGAAACGTGCAGAGCCTCGTGACAGTAAAAGCCAAACTCCTGGACCTGCAGGATCCAATCAGTGGGGTAATAGGGTCATGCCCAGCACAGCCAATGGATGGACAGGTCAACCTCCCACATGGCCACAGAGTTACAGTCCACAAG GCATGTGGATGCCAGCAGGACAAACTATTG GCGGGTACGGGCCTCCTGCTGGCCggggtgctcctcctccacctcaaGCCTTTACCCCCTTCCTAGTATCGTCACCTCCAGGAAGTTTCCCTGCAGCTCAAGGTTTCCCAACAGGTTATGCAACGCCACCTCCTTTTG GTTATGGCTATGCACCTGCACCTCCTCCTGATCAGTATGTCACTACAGGCGTTCCACCTCCACCTGGTACTCCTGGAGCACCTCAACTGGCATTCCCTCAACCTCCAGGGCAGTCGGCTCAGGATCTTGGTAAACCTGGTGGTCAACAAGACTTTTCTTTTAGCCAATTTG GAAATGCCTGCTTTGTGAAATTATCCGAGTGGATTTGA
- the DAZAP1 gene encoding DAZ-associated protein 1 isoform X3: protein MNSQGGDEIGKLFVGGLDWSTTQETLRTYFSQYGEVVDCVIMKDKTTNQSRGFGFVKFKDPNCVGTVLASKPHTLDGRNIDPKPCTPRGMQPERSRSREGWQPKSPRSESNKSTKVFVGGIPHNCGEAELRDYFKRFGVVTEVVMIYDAEKQRPRGFGFITFEDDQSVDQAVNMHFHDIMGKKVEVKRAEPRDSKSQTPGPAGSNQWGNRVMPSTANGWTGQPPTWPQSYSPQGMWMPAGQTIVFSTGGYGPPAGRGAPPPPQAFTPFLVSSPPGSFPAAQGFPTGYATPPPFGYGYAPAPPPDQYVTTGVPPPPGTPGAPQLAFPQPPGQSAQDLGKPGGQQDFSFSQFVPGKPLLCLKGLFMA from the exons aaaACTTTTTGTTGGTGGCCTTGATTGGAGTACAACGCAGG AAACCCTGCGCACATATTTCTCCCAATATGGAGAAGTCGTTGACTGTGTGATAATGAAAGACAAAACAACAAATCAGTCAAGAGGTTTTGGATTTGTCAAATTTAAAGATCCCAACTGTGTTGGAACAGTTTTAGCCAGCAAACCTCACACATTGGATGGCAGAAAC ATTGACCCAAAGCCATGCACTCCTCGTGGAATGCAGCCAGAAAGATCAAGATCACGGGAAGGATGG CAACCAAAAAGCCCAAGAAGTGAAAGCAATAAGTCTACCAAGGTTTTTGTTGGTGGAATCCCTCACAATTGTGGTGAAGCTGAGCTGAGGGACTACTTCAAGAGATTTGGCGTG GTaactgaggttgtgatgatttatGATGCTGAAAAACAGAGGCCCAGAG GTTTTGGATTTATAACTTTCGAGGACGACCAATCAGTGGACCAggctgtcaacatgcattttcacgACATCATGGGCAAAAAA GTTGAAGTGAAACGTGCAGAGCCTCGTGACAGTAAAAGCCAAACTCCTGGACCTGCAGGATCCAATCAGTGGGGTAATAGGGTCATGCCCAGCACAGCCAATGGATGGACAGGTCAACCTCCCACATGGCCACAGAGTTACAGTCCACAAG GCATGTGGATGCCAGCAGGACAAACTATTG TCTTCTCCACAGGCGGGTACGGGCCTCCTGCTGGCCggggtgctcctcctccacctcaaGCCTTTACCCCCTTCCTAGTATCGTCACCTCCAGGAAGTTTCCCTGCAGCTCAAGGTTTCCCAACAGGTTATGCAACGCCACCTCCTTTTG GTTATGGCTATGCACCTGCACCTCCTCCTGATCAGTATGTCACTACAGGCGTTCCACCTCCACCTGGTACTCCTGGAGCACCTCAACTGGCATTCCCTCAACCTCCAGGGCAGTCGGCTCAGGATCTTGGTAAACCTGGTGGTCAACAAGACTTTTCTTTTAGCCAATTTG